The genomic region cagtttgctcaaaccatttgattatgatggatttgaacttcaaATGATCTCTAGCTGTActggcatacatgcacacacagctgACTCCCTGGCATGTGAGGTAATAAAGAGAGCTGAGTGGGAAGGtttaagaaccaaatccaggtctCCATAGTCTCATGGGTACACACAGTTCTACCCCGTCTGTAACAGAGCTGAGTAAACAGTAGCTCACGGTGTCGGCTCACTGGCGTCTGTTGTAAACACTTACACGGACTTGGAACTTGCGTCCTCAATTACTTTCAGCTCGTTTGCCAGGAACTGTCTGTCCAGGGGAACCTCAGGTTGTCCTGACTCTGTAAAAATAAGCAATGCTGAGCTTCAAAAATGACATATAACACACACCACAATAAAACAGCTGCTGAAATCAGATGTTGAAATAAAAAGGAAAATGTGCTCCAGCAGAAAATGTGCAATGAGTAatgaaaataagaaaaacaaacttCATTTAATCACTCAACATAAACAAGTGAAAGATTCTGGCTGCTCAGAAACACCCAGAATACTTTAACAACTGTGCAGCAAGAAATAAAGAATTATTATAATCTACTGTCTTaaaaagactaaaaaaaaaaaaatctgaattagtGTCCAAGTTTCCATAAAATCATAAACACACCAAGTTGAACTGcagcccttaaaaaaaaaaaaatgaatttggcTATATTCTGACAATCACCACAGCAAATGTCAGGATGTTTCATCAATGCATGAAAACATGCTGTCTATGTTACATAACGACGGGAACACAGTCATCATGTTGTGACTCACCCGCTGTCAGCACTGACGCCGTGTACCTGTACTTGTTGAATTCCAGGTACTCTCGGATGAGCTCATTGATCAGCAGGTTTTCGTGGGACAGCGGCGGACGAGGTTCATGCTGGTCATTCATGGCGCTGAACACTTCTGCCCGCATACGAGCTTTTAACTGTCCCAGCACGCCACGGGACTCCAGCGTCTCCTTCACCGCTAAAACGTTTGAAGAAGAGCGACGAAACATTAGTCATTGACACAAAAGTTACCTTCAAACCTTTTCATTATTGATTCACTGTTGAGCTTATGGTCCTGAGACAGAAAGGCGTCGTGTCCAGGGTGAACTCCCCCTCatgtcctgtgactgctgggataggctccagccccctgtgacccttaatttgtgtaagtgggtatagaaaatggatggatattgagcttacaaataaataaaaacaccagAATGTTCCTTCACCTTCCTCTCTTTGATATCACTGTGAATGAgctatttttagatttttgatcATTCAGAAAAAAACTACACCAACACTTTGtcccataaaaaacaaacaaaaatcattaGTTTTTCATCCCCACCCGCATGCTGAAATTGGGcccacatcaatttttttttttttttgacggcgGTACAACTTGTGCGAGAACTAGCATGTGCACTAGGTGGTGAGTACGCTTTGGCCTAAGACGGCCAAAGTTTACCGGGGCGAGCCTGTAACTTACCGCCTGACAATGGAGGTCGCTCAGGCGCTAAGTACAACGTCTACAAGGTGAGTTTTAACTCAGGGAAGCTGACACATTCTAtttatgtgccttctggcaaaatgtAGCCAAAATTTCACATCTTCCTTGAAGAAAATCATTCTCTTGTTATATAAAAATCCACTCTCTCTCTCAtcactttttctgatgtcaatgataataaattgtttttttttttttttttaatggggccttaaTGACAGAAATTGACAAACAAGTTCATTTCAAACTtcatgtaacttcaaccacacctgctcctaattttcttTATGCATGCACGTTTTCAAATGAGTCTCTGTGATAATCCCAGacttgtccagcaggtggcaaacaGCTCTACgccattttaaaaacatgtttttggATTGTACTGGTTCATCAAATTTTAATCACTTTGCCCTCATCATGTGACCTTTTAATtttgtgagttacaagatgagagTATTTAttacactccccccccccccccccccgagacagGGGATATATGGTCAGCATCCACCTGTGTGGCTGTTATGAACACATTCAAGTTATTCCAAAATATGTGCATAACTATACACCACTTTTAAGTTTTGAGCCATATAGTATCTGTCTGGATTATGACTATCTTAAACATGAGCTTCAGTCACTACCAGCAGACAGATGCTCGGTCACAACTTAAGTTGTTGCATTTGAGTTTATAAGGTACCCAAAAGATGCTTCCAAAGTCGCAGATTTGCTTTATTTTCACATAGTTTGTAGATTATGGGCCCAATATGAAATACCCAAAAATATTAGGTTTATCAGTTTCCTTCCAGAAGAGTCTGAAAAAGGGGTCGTGGCACTTTTTGGTCCACATCAAGTGATTTTTTTGCCCACAGGTACATGACATCAAGACCCAATAAAATCCAAATTTTCATCCAAATTAATCCCCATCTTCCTGACCCTTAAGGGCAccaaaaaggactttttttttgggggggggaccaAATTTGAGGAAAATTTTCTCCATATTAGAAATCTTTCAGGATACATATTTCTGCATTAAAATGATTTAATCTCAGAATATTTTCAAAAACCACATTCCTTATATTATAATAGAGGCTAAGTATGTTCAGTAGAAGGCTAGGAAAACAGATTTTTggtttaacaaaaaaaacaaaaaaacatccgtTGCTGAAACATCCATCAATTTATGAAACATTACGGTGCTTAAAATGGACAATAGgtactgttgggggggggggggggggggggtcaaggcATTATACGTTTAGAGATATGGTTTTTCAaagttggccaaaaaaaaaaaaaaaaagaaaaagaaaaagaaaaggcaatTTGCACTAAGGTGTGGGACagtggatcagtggttagcactaatgcctcacagcaagtcgtgggATCACCTCCTGCCCTTactgtgtggagttggcatggtctccctgtgtttgtgtgggttccctccgggtgctctggcttcctcccacacccaaaaacaagcaggttaggtgaattggaaacgttaaattgaccataggagtgtgtgcaggtgtgaatgtgtttgactgTCGTCCTGTCCAAAGTGTAACCTGCCTCCTGCactacgactgctgggataggctccagccctcccgtgacccttaattacagtaaatgggtatagaaaatacAGAAAACTTGAACCAAAAAGTGCCACACCCCTTTTTTCAGACCATTCTGAAAGTAAAACTATTTTGATCAAAATCCTAATATATAGGATTTTTAATATTGAGCCCATAATCTACTGaagatgcaaaaataaaaataaatcaaatctgacaccatgaactgggaaccttttgtTGATTTCAAGAGCTGAAATTGCCATTTTTGCTGCTGTTCTTCTGACCACAGTACTGGGTCTGCTTGTGACATTTTTAAATCTGTATTGTTAGCTTACTTCCCTAACAGATGCCAAACACCATTAAAAAAACCTTTAAACTTAAAATAAACTTAAATATATGTTCCAAACCACCTTCCAATTTGTCATTCA from Thalassophryne amazonica chromosome 15, fThaAma1.1, whole genome shotgun sequence harbors:
- the cep20 gene encoding lisH domain-containing protein FOPNL; the encoded protein is MASVSELKSAVKETLESRGVLGQLKARMRAEVFSAMNDQHEPRPPLSHENLLINELIREYLEFNKYRYTASVLTAESGQPEVPLDRQFLANELKVIEDASSKSVPLLYGLVSHFLSISDDGGKVFLRGAGALSAAGPDA